The following are encoded together in the Ignavibacteria bacterium genome:
- a CDS encoding aldehyde dehydrogenase family protein, whose protein sequence is METEKFIVENNFAQSDSFVEIINPYTNKIVKRVYKTTKEQVNVSLNYLSSVFQKFKLIPSYSRGELLEKISTKISERREELARLITLETGKPIKYSFAEMDRAIFTFKTGAEEAKRIEGEIIPLDQLKGTENKNGYIKRFPIGVIFGITPWNFPVNLVAHKIAPALASGNTLLLKPATASLCSGIEIVKIIKEVSDEMKLGYCPVNIVTLSGSEIEEFIADDRIKMVSFTGSPLIGWRIKSKLSKQKISLELGGNAGVIVDESADIEIAVPKIITGGFYGAGQSCISVQRVYVHRNLYDEFEKKIVEAAKKVVYGNPDDEDCLSGPMINETEAKRAERWIKEALESGGKVLTGGKRNGSVLEPTLMSDVPIACNVNSKEVFAPVMVLKRFNDFKEVIKELDNSDYGLQAGIFTNNLSNAMYAYENIEAGGIVINEVSAFRVDSMPYGGMKLSGMGKEGIKYAIEEMTERKILII, encoded by the coding sequence ATGGAAACAGAAAAGTTTATTGTAGAAAATAATTTTGCACAGTCGGATAGTTTCGTAGAAATTATCAATCCTTACACAAACAAAATTGTAAAAAGGGTATACAAAACAACCAAAGAACAGGTAAATGTATCGCTAAACTACCTAAGCAGTGTTTTTCAAAAATTTAAACTTATTCCTTCTTACAGCAGAGGTGAACTATTAGAAAAAATCAGCACAAAAATCAGTGAAAGAAGAGAAGAACTTGCCCGTTTAATTACATTAGAAACCGGAAAACCGATAAAGTACTCATTTGCTGAGATGGACAGAGCAATTTTCACGTTTAAAACAGGAGCAGAAGAAGCGAAAAGGATTGAAGGTGAGATAATTCCTCTTGACCAATTAAAAGGAACGGAGAACAAAAACGGATACATAAAAAGATTCCCGATTGGAGTGATTTTTGGTATAACTCCATGGAATTTTCCCGTTAATTTAGTAGCTCATAAGATTGCACCCGCTCTCGCTTCGGGTAATACATTGCTTTTAAAACCTGCTACAGCGTCATTGTGCAGCGGTATTGAAATTGTTAAGATAATAAAAGAGGTTTCTGACGAAATGAAACTCGGATATTGCCCGGTCAACATAGTAACTTTATCGGGAAGCGAAATAGAGGAATTTATTGCAGACGACAGGATAAAAATGGTTAGCTTTACAGGCAGTCCTCTTATCGGATGGAGAATAAAAAGTAAGCTAAGTAAACAAAAAATATCGCTTGAATTAGGAGGTAATGCAGGAGTTATCGTTGATGAGTCGGCAGATATAGAGATAGCTGTTCCCAAAATAATAACAGGGGGATTTTATGGAGCCGGTCAATCATGTATTTCCGTGCAAAGGGTATATGTTCACCGGAATCTATACGACGAATTCGAAAAGAAGATTGTTGAAGCTGCCAAAAAAGTGGTTTACGGAAATCCGGATGACGAGGACTGTCTCTCAGGTCCGATGATAAATGAAACTGAGGCAAAACGTGCTGAAAGATGGATTAAGGAAGCATTAGAATCGGGTGGTAAGGTTCTGACAGGAGGAAAAAGAAACGGTTCTGTGCTTGAACCTACATTAATGAGTGATGTTCCTATTGCGTGTAATGTTAATTCTAAAGAGGTGTTCGCCCCGGTAATGGTTTTAAAGAGATTCAATGACTTCAAGGAGGTTATCAAAGAGCTTGATAATTCAGATTACGGTTTGCAGGCAGGTATATTTACGAATAATCTGAGTAATGCAATGTACGCATACGAGAACATCGAAGCAGGAGGTATTGTTATAAACGAAGTATCAGCCTTCAGGGTTGATTCAATGCCGTACGGTGGAATGAAGCTTTCCGGCATGGGAAAAGAAGGAATAAAGTATGCAATTGAAGAAATGACAGAAAGAAAAATATTAATAATATAA
- a CDS encoding vitamin B12-dependent ribonucleotide reductase, with protein MKINKLFTNSIALNQIEYDRRSSVIRNPDGSVVFEMNNIIVPKHWSQVATDIIAQKYFRKAGVPKVLKKVYEENVPVWLQKSEIDIENSDSTELYSSEFDSRQVFNRLAGCWTYWGWKYKYFDTESDAKNFYNELFYMLAMQFAAPNSPQWFNTGLHWAYGITGPSQGHFYVDPDSGKLTRSSDAYSHCQPHACFIQSVSDDLVNEGGIMDLWVREARLFKYGSGTGSNFSNIRGSGEKLSGGGKSSGLMSFLRIGDRSAGAIKSGGTTRRAAKMVVLDLDHPDIEDFINWKVVEEEKVAALVAGSKQLNLHLNKILDACRNPLHPEDDGTDRLKNKQLAQAIKDARRAYIPENYIERVIQLSKLGFKEIFIPVYDTDWNSEAYATVSGQNSNNSVRATNDFMKAVEMDDKWNLYWRVELKRSAKENRTPKPSKTLRARKLWDDIAYSAWACADPGIQFHTTINEWHTCPNGGEIKASNPCSEYMFLDDTACNLASLNLIKFFNSDSRKFEVEKFRHASRIWTIVLEISVLIAQFPSREIAELSFKYRTLGLGYANLGALLMILGIPYDSDEARAITGAITAILHMRSYAASAELARELGPFPEFPKNRENMLRVIRNHKRAAYNENKKEYEGLSIYPVGIDKKFCPDDLLKAAREDSDRALELGEKFGYRNAQVTVIAPTGTIGLLMDCDTTGVEPDFALVKFKKLAGGGYFKIINESVPPALKYLGYSENEIDDIIKYTKGYGSLIGCPHVNPQSLTDKGFTMEVIKQVEKSLPGVFDINFAFNKYTLGAAFCKNVLTFTEEQLDDYNFSILKALGFTKEQIDEANDYICGTMTIEGAPHLKEEHYSVFDCANKCGKKGTRYILPEAHIKTMAAAQPFISGAISKTINLPNHATIKDMKNAYMLSWSLGLKSNALYRDGSKLSQPLNRITDEAFEFEEEEKSEITVTANADIVKVAERIIHRYIAKRRKLPFRRRGYTQKAKIGNHNVYLRTGEYDNGQLGEIFIDMHREGAAFRSLMNCFAIAVSLGLQHGVPLEEFVDAFVYTRFEPNGIIIGNLNIKMATSIIDYIFRELAVTYLARTDLAHIPEDQIAISPVDSLAKTEKDKDIEYYEEKIYSERIVEEKIKETPKETEIVVDHSVPIRIVSNPAGNGNTRTSEKVRVEEALLKGYTGDICQECGQATMVRNGTCLKCMSCGSTSGCS; from the coding sequence ATGAAGATAAATAAGTTATTTACGAATTCAATAGCACTAAACCAAATAGAGTATGATAGGCGTTCATCTGTTATCCGTAACCCCGATGGATCAGTTGTTTTTGAGATGAATAATATTATTGTACCTAAGCATTGGTCACAGGTTGCTACGGACATAATTGCTCAGAAATATTTTCGTAAAGCAGGTGTCCCAAAAGTTTTAAAGAAAGTATACGAAGAAAATGTACCCGTCTGGCTTCAGAAAAGTGAAATCGATATTGAAAATTCCGATTCGACGGAATTGTATTCCTCCGAATTCGATTCACGTCAGGTCTTCAACAGACTTGCAGGGTGCTGGACTTACTGGGGATGGAAGTATAAATACTTCGACACAGAATCCGATGCTAAGAATTTCTATAACGAGCTGTTCTATATGCTTGCTATGCAGTTTGCCGCTCCGAATTCTCCACAGTGGTTCAATACAGGGCTGCACTGGGCTTACGGTATTACAGGTCCTTCGCAGGGGCACTTCTACGTTGACCCCGATTCCGGAAAGCTGACCCGCTCGTCTGATGCTTACTCACACTGCCAGCCGCATGCTTGTTTTATTCAGTCTGTCAGCGATGACCTCGTTAACGAAGGCGGTATAATGGACCTCTGGGTTCGTGAAGCAAGATTGTTTAAGTACGGTTCGGGTACCGGTTCTAACTTCTCTAACATCAGAGGGTCCGGGGAAAAGTTAAGCGGAGGTGGAAAATCATCGGGATTGATGTCTTTCCTGAGAATCGGAGACAGAAGCGCCGGTGCTATAAAATCGGGTGGTACAACACGAAGAGCCGCAAAGATGGTCGTTCTTGACCTTGACCATCCTGATATTGAAGATTTTATCAACTGGAAAGTTGTTGAGGAGGAGAAAGTCGCTGCTTTGGTTGCCGGTTCAAAACAGCTTAACTTGCATCTCAATAAAATTCTGGATGCATGCAGAAATCCGCTTCATCCCGAAGATGACGGTACCGACAGATTAAAGAACAAACAACTCGCTCAAGCTATAAAAGATGCGAGACGCGCATACATTCCCGAAAATTATATAGAAAGGGTAATTCAGTTATCTAAACTTGGTTTTAAGGAAATATTTATTCCTGTTTACGATACTGATTGGAATTCGGAAGCCTATGCAACTGTCTCAGGTCAAAATTCCAATAACAGCGTTCGAGCAACAAATGATTTTATGAAAGCTGTTGAAATGGATGATAAATGGAATCTGTACTGGCGTGTTGAACTTAAAAGATCAGCAAAAGAAAATAGAACTCCAAAGCCATCAAAGACTCTCAGAGCGCGTAAACTCTGGGATGATATTGCTTATTCAGCTTGGGCTTGTGCTGACCCGGGTATTCAGTTTCATACAACTATCAATGAATGGCATACATGTCCTAACGGCGGTGAAATAAAAGCTTCAAACCCGTGCAGTGAATATATGTTCCTCGATGACACAGCGTGCAATCTTGCATCTTTGAATCTCATTAAGTTCTTCAATAGCGATTCCCGTAAGTTCGAAGTTGAAAAGTTCAGACATGCTTCACGTATCTGGACTATCGTTCTTGAAATAAGTGTTCTAATTGCACAGTTCCCAAGCAGGGAAATTGCAGAGCTTTCATTTAAGTATAGAACTCTCGGTCTTGGATATGCAAACCTTGGTGCTTTACTTATGATTCTCGGTATTCCTTATGATTCGGATGAAGCAAGAGCTATTACAGGTGCAATTACTGCAATATTGCACATGCGCTCTTATGCTGCTTCTGCCGAACTTGCAAGAGAACTAGGTCCTTTCCCTGAATTTCCAAAGAACAGGGAAAACATGCTTCGAGTAATTCGTAATCATAAACGGGCTGCTTATAATGAAAATAAGAAAGAGTATGAGGGGCTTTCAATCTATCCTGTTGGTATAGATAAAAAATTCTGTCCCGATGATTTACTTAAAGCCGCTCGCGAAGATTCCGACCGTGCGCTTGAACTCGGCGAGAAATTCGGATACCGTAATGCTCAGGTAACTGTTATTGCGCCTACAGGTACTATTGGTCTTCTCATGGATTGCGACACAACTGGTGTGGAACCTGACTTTGCACTTGTAAAGTTCAAAAAACTTGCAGGCGGTGGCTATTTCAAAATTATTAACGAATCAGTACCTCCTGCATTAAAATATCTTGGTTATAGTGAAAACGAAATTGACGATATTATTAAGTATACTAAAGGTTACGGCTCTCTTATCGGATGCCCTCACGTAAATCCACAGTCATTAACCGACAAAGGATTTACTATGGAAGTTATTAAACAGGTCGAAAAATCACTTCCCGGTGTGTTCGATATTAATTTTGCTTTCAACAAATATACTCTCGGTGCAGCTTTCTGCAAGAACGTTCTTACATTTACAGAAGAACAACTTGATGATTATAATTTTAGTATACTAAAAGCTCTTGGATTTACTAAAGAACAGATTGATGAAGCTAACGACTATATTTGCGGTACGATGACTATTGAGGGTGCTCCGCATCTTAAAGAAGAGCATTATTCGGTATTTGACTGCGCGAATAAATGTGGTAAAAAAGGAACACGCTATATTCTTCCTGAAGCCCATATTAAAACTATGGCTGCGGCCCAGCCGTTTATTTCAGGAGCTATCTCAAAGACAATAAATCTTCCAAATCATGCAACAATAAAGGATATGAAGAATGCTTATATGCTTTCATGGTCTCTTGGTCTGAAGTCGAACGCGTTGTACAGGGACGGTTCAAAGCTTTCTCAGCCTCTCAATAGAATTACTGATGAAGCATTTGAATTTGAAGAGGAAGAAAAATCCGAAATAACTGTTACTGCTAATGCTGATATTGTAAAGGTTGCAGAGCGTATTATTCACAGGTATATTGCAAAAAGAAGAAAACTTCCTTTCCGCAGAAGAGGTTATACACAGAAAGCAAAAATCGGAAATCATAATGTTTACCTGCGTACAGGTGAGTATGATAACGGACAGCTTGGCGAAATATTTATTGATATGCATCGCGAAGGCGCAGCTTTCAGAAGTCTTATGAACTGTTTTGCAATTGCTGTGTCTCTTGGTCTTCAGCATGGTGTCCCGCTTGAAGAGTTTGTTGATGCTTTTGTATATACTCGTTTCGAACCTAATGGCATTATTATTGGTAATCTAAATATTAAAATGGCTACATCTATAATTGATTATATTTTCCGCGAACTTGCCGTTACTTATCTTGCTCGTACTGACCTTGCTCATATTCCTGAGGACCAGATTGCAATCAGTCCTGTCGATTCACTGGCAAAGACAGAAAAGGATAAAGATATCGAGTATTATGAAGAAAAGATTTACAGTGAAAGAATAGTTGAAGAGAAAATAAAAGAGACGCCAAAAGAAACAGAAATTGTTGTTGACCATTCGGTACCTATTAGGATTGTCAGTAATCCAGCTGGTAACGGAAACACAAGAACATCTGAAAAGGTAAGGGTTGAAGAAGCTCTTCTTAAGGGTTATACTGGGGATATTTGCCAGGAATGCGGACAAGCAACAATGGTACGTAATGGTACATGTCTCAAATGCATGAGCTGCGGCTCTACAAGCGGTTGTTCATAG
- a CDS encoding efflux transporter outer membrane subunit, whose translation MKKYIIILFLVIIGGCSVGPDYQKPDLDIPKGFFSDDSIKIKDSLSLAVADTSWWSLFNDPKLTELINTAIKENSDILMASARIEQYLGLYGVSKADMYPQINGQLSGKYGQNSSVNTGTDMNPKRATFNIGISADWEIDLWGKIRRSNESARAELLAAEESKRGIVLYIASQVALSYIDLLALKAQLQITKNTIDSREYSLFLFRLRRAQGDLSDLELAQLESEYWTARAKLPQIEKSIVQVETAISVLIGKNPQRIDTDNLLDSLSVPDVPSGIPSKVLERRPDIRQAEQKLISANAKIGVVKAMYYPSISLSGLLGLASNDLTTILDPSAYLWNVAGNITAPIFTGGKISSQVEVAEAVKKELLQSYISTVRNAFRESENAFSDRVFTQEQLELEAKMVESLELYKSLADMRYNEGVSSYLEVLDAERSLFSAQLEYVNTKSILYKSIVNIYKVLAGGWVDKLNDNTVK comes from the coding sequence ATGAAAAAATATATAATAATATTATTCCTTGTGATTATAGGCGGATGTTCGGTTGGTCCTGACTATCAGAAACCCGATCTGGATATACCAAAAGGTTTTTTCAGCGACGATTCTATAAAGATAAAGGACAGCCTTTCCTTAGCGGTTGCAGATACTTCGTGGTGGTCTTTATTCAATGATCCGAAACTGACAGAGCTGATTAATACGGCCATAAAAGAAAATTCTGATATTCTTATGGCATCTGCACGTATTGAGCAGTATCTCGGGCTTTACGGAGTTTCAAAGGCAGATATGTATCCACAAATCAATGGGCAGTTATCGGGAAAATACGGACAGAATTCTTCTGTAAACACTGGCACGGACATGAATCCAAAAAGAGCCACTTTTAATATCGGTATTTCTGCCGATTGGGAGATTGACCTGTGGGGAAAGATACGCCGTTCGAATGAATCCGCAAGGGCAGAGCTGCTCGCTGCCGAAGAATCAAAAAGGGGAATTGTGTTGTATATTGCCTCTCAGGTTGCTTTGTCTTACATCGATTTGCTTGCACTTAAAGCACAACTTCAGATTACAAAAAATACAATTGATTCAAGAGAGTATTCGCTTTTTCTTTTCAGACTGAGAAGGGCGCAGGGTGACTTATCTGACCTTGAACTTGCTCAGCTGGAGTCTGAATACTGGACAGCACGAGCGAAACTCCCGCAGATTGAAAAAAGTATCGTTCAGGTTGAAACAGCCATAAGTGTTCTGATTGGGAAGAATCCGCAGAGGATTGATACTGATAATCTTCTTGACAGTCTTTCCGTACCCGATGTGCCGTCAGGAATTCCTTCAAAGGTTCTTGAAAGAAGACCTGACATAAGACAGGCAGAGCAGAAGCTCATTTCTGCTAATGCTAAGATTGGTGTTGTGAAAGCAATGTATTATCCGAGTATTTCATTAAGCGGTTTACTCGGTCTTGCGAGTAATGACCTGACCACAATACTTGATCCCTCAGCTTATTTATGGAATGTTGCAGGCAATATTACCGCTCCTATTTTTACGGGAGGAAAAATATCAAGTCAGGTTGAAGTTGCAGAAGCAGTAAAAAAAGAACTACTTCAGTCGTATATATCCACAGTTAGAAATGCATTCAGAGAATCGGAGAATGCTTTTTCCGACAGGGTTTTTACACAGGAACAGCTTGAACTCGAGGCTAAGATGGTAGAATCACTCGAGCTGTACAAAAGTCTTGCTGATATGAGATACAACGAAGGGGTTTCGAGCTATCTTGAAGTGCTTGATGCAGAAAGGTCACTGTTTTCCGCTCAGCTTGAATATGTCAATACAAAATCTATATTGTACAAAAGTATTGTGAATATTTACAAAGTTCTTGCAGGCGGATGGGTTGACAAATTAAACGATAATACCGTGAAATGA
- a CDS encoding GDP-L-fucose synthase, with translation MDKKSKIVVFGGTGMLGSAVVRNLKSKGYENVYAVSKDTEFDLLNKQMVDDFMINMQPEYLFMVAGLVGGILANNSRQADFLYQNALMILYTLESVKNHSPKTKVLFTGSTCIYPKENPQPINESRFMAGPLEETNKGYAIAKGMGVIACQLYRDQYGLNTLEIMPTNMYGPKDNYDLNNSHFIAAMIKKLVMAKKENIVPTFWGTGKPRREALHVDDCANGLVFLMENYNSSEIVNIGTGTDLSISEYIGITKNLVGYEGSINWDTSKPDGMYQKLTDIQRLKKIMPDFKPRTFEEGARQILRNDFGI, from the coding sequence ATGGATAAAAAATCTAAAATAGTTGTATTCGGCGGAACGGGAATGCTCGGAAGTGCAGTCGTAAGGAATTTAAAGAGTAAAGGATATGAAAATGTTTATGCTGTTTCAAAAGATACTGAGTTTGACCTTCTTAACAAACAGATGGTAGATGATTTTATGATAAACATGCAACCTGAATATTTATTCATGGTAGCAGGACTTGTTGGAGGCATTCTTGCAAACAATTCAAGACAGGCTGACTTTTTATATCAGAATGCTCTAATGATACTTTATACTCTTGAATCAGTTAAGAATCATTCTCCCAAAACTAAAGTGCTATTCACTGGTTCGACGTGTATCTACCCGAAAGAAAATCCGCAACCTATTAATGAATCACGGTTTATGGCAGGTCCTCTCGAAGAAACAAATAAAGGTTATGCGATTGCAAAAGGAATGGGGGTAATTGCATGCCAGCTATACAGGGACCAGTATGGTTTAAATACTCTGGAAATAATGCCTACAAACATGTACGGACCAAAAGATAATTACGACTTAAACAACAGTCATTTTATAGCTGCTATGATAAAAAAGTTAGTTATGGCGAAGAAAGAAAATATTGTTCCAACATTCTGGGGAACGGGAAAACCAAGAAGAGAGGCTCTTCATGTTGATGATTGTGCGAATGGATTAGTGTTTTTAATGGAAAACTACAACAGTTCAGAAATAGTAAACATCGGTACAGGAACTGATCTCTCAATATCCGAATACATTGGTATTACGAAAAATTTAGTTGGTTATGAAGGATCAATAAATTGGGATACATCAAAACCAGACGGGATGTATCAAAAACTTACTGACATTCAAAGACTGAAAAAGATAATGCCGGACTTTAAACCAAGGACATTTGAAGAAGGGGCAAGACAGATACTAAGAAATGATTTTGGCATTTAA
- a CDS encoding multidrug efflux RND transporter permease subunit, protein MSKFFVNRPIVAMVISIVLVLVGIIVMKSLPISQYPDIVPPNINVSTTYTGASSVDIEQSVATPLEQQINGVENMIYLKSINAGDGTMTLQVTFDVGSDLDNSNVLTQNRVSQATSFLPNSVKQYGVVIKKSLVFPLLLFSLTSKEGKFDNAFLSNYAAINIIDELSRTNGVGDVRVFGGSDYSMRIWLKPDMLGKMGITITDITNAIQEQNVISPAGQIGAAPAPPGTDFTYTVRTKGRLLNEEEFGKIIIKTHPDGSQLFLKDIARIELGSLIYSIQGRNNGNNAAVIAVYQLPGSNALQVAEDVKKVVENAAKIFPPGIEYDVSLDTTLPVEESIAEIVDTLFEAVLLVILVVFVFLQNWRATLIPLITVPVSLVATFIMFPLLGFSINTLSLLGMVLAIGIVVDDAIVVVEAVMHHIEQGLSPKEATLKAMSEVTSPVIAIALILAAVFIPVAFMGGITGSLYQQFAVTIAISVLFSAFNALTLSPALAAMLLKPKGGKKSPLDKFYVWFNNRFSSFTNGYMSLTAVLVRKTIRSVLFIGIIIVLLLVLFKAVPTGFVPEEDNGYFMASVILPDASSIQRTDQVCKKVEKIFAETQVIDNYTTVVGYNFISGVTGSNVGGFFIAMKPWSERTGDGETSFEIIQMLNKRLANEIPEAVAFVFGPPAIQGLGTGSGFSFMLQDKSGNTPEELFMMTQKFMAAAKQRPEIGSITSFYRSNVPQIYADINLDKVLKQGIDIGSVNQTLGTFLGSSYINDFNKFGRVYRVYLSTEGEYRDALSDFGQFFVKNNKGDMVPLSSIVSIKNVTGPDFTNRFNLYRSAQMTGVPGEGYSSGECLNALKEVAAQVLPTGWGYDWSDMSYQEEKAAGTGATVFVLALVLVFLILAAQYESWSLPMSVLLGTPFAIFGAMLGLWISRFFSESYVNNIYAQIGFVTLIGLAAKNAILIVEFAKERREKGEPIIQSALEAAQLRLRPILMTSFAFILGVVPLVRAAGAGAEARKVMGMAVFSGLLVATSLAIFLIPSLFVMVEKYFVREKKSDTNQDVFLPPPEITDKKGDE, encoded by the coding sequence ATGTCGAAATTTTTTGTTAACCGGCCTATTGTTGCTATGGTTATTTCCATAGTGCTTGTGCTCGTGGGAATAATCGTTATGAAAAGTCTGCCGATTTCTCAATACCCGGACATAGTACCGCCGAATATAAACGTATCTACAACATATACAGGCGCTTCATCTGTTGATATAGAACAGTCCGTTGCAACTCCGCTTGAGCAGCAGATAAACGGTGTAGAGAACATGATTTACCTGAAGTCAATAAATGCCGGCGACGGTACGATGACTCTGCAGGTTACTTTTGATGTCGGCTCTGACCTTGATAATTCAAACGTTCTTACTCAGAACCGTGTATCTCAGGCAACTTCATTTCTGCCGAATTCAGTGAAACAATATGGTGTAGTTATAAAAAAGTCACTTGTGTTTCCTCTTTTGCTGTTCTCTTTAACTTCAAAGGAAGGAAAGTTCGATAATGCATTCCTCTCAAACTATGCAGCAATAAATATAATCGATGAGCTTAGCCGTACGAATGGCGTTGGTGATGTTCGTGTATTCGGGGGGAGTGACTATTCGATGAGAATATGGCTTAAACCCGATATGCTCGGAAAGATGGGTATTACTATAACCGATATTACAAATGCCATTCAGGAGCAGAATGTAATTTCTCCGGCGGGACAGATTGGTGCCGCACCCGCTCCTCCGGGAACAGATTTTACTTATACTGTTAGGACTAAAGGGAGGCTTTTAAACGAAGAAGAGTTTGGAAAAATAATTATTAAAACTCATCCTGACGGTTCCCAGCTTTTTCTTAAGGATATAGCACGTATTGAGCTTGGTTCGTTGATTTACAGCATACAGGGAAGGAACAACGGAAACAATGCCGCTGTTATTGCCGTCTATCAGCTTCCCGGCTCGAATGCACTGCAGGTTGCCGAAGATGTGAAGAAAGTTGTCGAAAACGCTGCAAAAATTTTTCCCCCCGGTATAGAATACGATGTTTCGCTCGACACAACCCTGCCCGTTGAAGAAAGTATAGCTGAAATTGTTGATACACTTTTTGAAGCAGTACTTCTTGTTATTCTGGTCGTGTTTGTGTTTTTACAGAACTGGAGAGCAACCCTTATTCCTTTAATCACCGTTCCTGTTTCGCTCGTGGCAACCTTTATAATGTTTCCTCTGCTGGGATTTTCAATCAATACTCTTTCCTTGCTCGGGATGGTGCTTGCGATTGGTATTGTTGTTGACGACGCTATTGTTGTCGTTGAAGCTGTTATGCACCACATTGAGCAGGGCTTATCGCCGAAAGAAGCTACGCTTAAAGCAATGTCGGAAGTAACGAGCCCTGTCATAGCAATAGCTCTCATACTTGCTGCTGTGTTTATTCCCGTTGCATTCATGGGAGGTATAACCGGAAGCCTCTATCAGCAGTTTGCTGTAACAATAGCAATCTCTGTTCTGTTCTCGGCATTCAACGCTCTTACTCTCAGTCCTGCGCTCGCTGCAATGCTTTTGAAACCCAAAGGCGGAAAGAAATCTCCGCTTGACAAATTCTATGTTTGGTTTAATAATAGGTTTAGCAGCTTTACGAACGGTTATATGTCGCTGACAGCAGTACTCGTAAGAAAAACAATCCGCTCTGTTTTATTCATAGGTATTATAATTGTTCTTCTACTTGTTTTATTCAAAGCAGTGCCCACAGGATTTGTTCCGGAGGAAGATAACGGTTATTTTATGGCAAGCGTGATTCTTCCCGATGCGAGCTCAATACAGAGAACTGATCAAGTCTGCAAGAAGGTTGAAAAGATTTTTGCGGAAACACAGGTTATTGATAATTATACGACAGTTGTCGGGTATAACTTTATATCAGGTGTAACGGGCAGCAATGTAGGCGGATTTTTTATAGCTATGAAGCCTTGGAGCGAAAGGACCGGAGACGGTGAAACTTCTTTCGAAATAATCCAAATGCTTAATAAACGGCTTGCAAATGAGATACCCGAGGCGGTAGCGTTCGTTTTTGGTCCTCCCGCTATTCAGGGACTCGGAACAGGTTCGGGATTCTCTTTTATGCTTCAGGATAAGAGCGGAAACACTCCCGAAGAACTGTTTATGATGACGCAGAAGTTTATGGCTGCTGCAAAACAAAGGCCTGAGATTGGTTCGATTACTTCATTCTACCGTTCTAACGTTCCTCAGATATATGCAGATATTAATCTTGATAAAGTACTAAAACAGGGAATTGATATCGGGTCTGTTAATCAAACGCTCGGCACTTTTCTTGGTTCGAGTTATATTAACGATTTTAACAAGTTCGGAAGAGTCTATCGTGTTTATCTTTCAACCGAAGGAGAATACAGGGATGCTTTAAGTGATTTCGGTCAATTCTTTGTTAAGAATAATAAAGGCGATATGGTACCGCTAAGTTCAATTGTTTCAATTAAAAATGTTACCGGTCCCGACTTTACAAACAGGTTTAATCTTTACAGAAGCGCCCAGATGACGGGTGTCCCGGGGGAGGGGTACTCGTCGGGAGAATGTCTGAATGCTCTAAAGGAAGTTGCTGCGCAAGTCCTACCGACAGGATGGGGCTACGACTGGTCTGATATGTCTTATCAGGAAGAAAAAGCTGCGGGAACGGGCGCGACTGTTTTCGTACTTGCTCTTGTTCTGGTATTTTTAATACTTGCTGCTCAGTATGAAAGCTGGTCACTTCCCATGAGTGTTCTGCTCGGTACACCGTTCGCAATTTTTGGAGCCATGCTCGGACTGTGGATTTCGAGATTCTTTAGCGAATCATACGTAAATAATATATATGCGCAAATAGGTTTTGTTACCCTAATCGGTCTCGCAGCAAAGAATGCTATTCTTATCGTCGAGTTTGCAAAGGAAAGAAGAGAAAAAGGCGAGCCGATTATTCAATCTGCACTTGAAGCAGCACAACTAAGGCTACGTCCGATTTTAATGACATCATTTGCATTTATACTTGGTGTTGTACCTCTCGTCCGTGCTGCCGGTGCTGGTGCTGAAGCCAGAAAGGTGATGGGTATGGCGGTGTTTTCAGGATTGCTTGTTGCAACATCGCTTGCAATTTTTCTCATTCCGTCATTATTCGTTATGGTTGAGAAGTATTTTGTTAGAGAGAAGAAATCGGATACTAATCAGGATGTCTTTTTGCCTCCGCCGGAGATAACAGACAAGAAAGGGGATGAATAA